One segment of Mycolicibacterium baixiangningiae DNA contains the following:
- a CDS encoding HD domain-containing protein — protein MSGTLTQRARREAEARLAGQPRRLAHVRGVATAAERLSRRFGAQPADCLVAAAWLHDIGYAPSVRQTGFHPLDGAKFARSTGFGELVASLVAFHTGAHAEAAERGLSNLSAFGEPPSDVLDALTFCDLTTGPDGTSISPQDRLSDVLARYGPEDPVHRAVDAGREELLAAVRRVRDWL, from the coding sequence GTGAGTGGGACTCTGACGCAGCGTGCACGGCGAGAGGCCGAGGCACGGCTGGCCGGGCAACCCCGGCGGTTAGCGCATGTGCGGGGTGTCGCGACGGCTGCCGAGCGGCTGAGTCGGCGTTTCGGTGCGCAGCCAGCGGACTGTCTGGTGGCGGCGGCGTGGCTGCACGACATCGGCTACGCGCCATCGGTGCGCCAAACCGGATTTCATCCGCTCGACGGCGCGAAGTTTGCCCGGTCGACTGGTTTTGGGGAGTTGGTCGCGTCGTTGGTGGCGTTTCATACCGGAGCCCACGCGGAGGCTGCTGAGCGGGGCCTGTCGAATTTATCGGCCTTCGGGGAGCCGCCGAGCGATGTTCTGGACGCGTTGACCTTTTGCGATCTGACGACCGGACCCGACGGTACGTCGATATCTCCGCAGGATCGACTGAGCGACGTGTTGGCGCGATATGGGCCCGAGGATCCGGTGCACCGGGCGGTCGACGCTGGCCGCGAGGAACTGTTGGCGGCGGTGCGGCGGGTGCGCGACTGGCTGTAG
- a CDS encoding NUDIX hydrolase: MRTDYYNDPNAPAPNSVVPSASAIVTDEQGRILLIKRRDNTLWALPGGGHDIGETIADTAVREVKEETGLDVEVTGLVGVYTNPQHVVAFTDGEVRQQFSLCFTTKVLGGTLAIDHESTDIAWTHPEDIPNLDMHPSMRLRIEHYLQHRDSPYLG; encoded by the coding sequence ATGCGCACCGACTACTACAACGACCCCAACGCCCCGGCACCCAACAGCGTCGTCCCGTCGGCGTCGGCGATCGTCACCGACGAACAGGGACGGATCCTGCTGATCAAGCGCCGCGACAACACCCTGTGGGCGCTACCCGGCGGCGGACACGACATCGGCGAAACCATCGCAGACACCGCCGTGCGCGAGGTCAAAGAGGAAACTGGGCTCGACGTCGAAGTCACGGGTCTGGTCGGTGTCTACACCAACCCGCAGCACGTGGTCGCGTTCACCGACGGTGAAGTCCGCCAACAATTCTCCCTGTGCTTCACCACTAAGGTGCTCGGCGGCACTCTGGCCATCGACCACGAAAGCACCGACATCGCCTGGACCCATCCCGAGGACATCCCCAACCTGGACATGCACCCGTCGATGCGGCTGCGCATCGAGCACTACCTGCAACACCGCGACAGCCCCTACCTCGGCTGA
- a CDS encoding S8 family peptidase, whose protein sequence is MADRDRPHLVVPVPPLSEPFTLASAGGGGDKHEFTGDRKGHGRRLTDEFNAAVAPATNDEVEPAGTYVTFVSFAGLELALQSLDPQRSGEQPELVAVRETHTDRGIVQMATVYIPRGKKEYFLKRLDAYVASTDEAKASNAALIEGIQSIRRATIRELWTDPDELFPDDTTEVRWWEVWLLNRDRRESARFSDFVARQGLRTSEHYLGFGDRTVVLLRSSAAQLAQTFQSVDDIAELRRPHDVATLLTELPATEQAEWAEELRGRLKVADDDAPVVCILDTGVQDTHPLLADSIDVADLHAADPQWQTAPVHSHGTEMAGLALYGDLHAALVDTHPIHLTHRLESVKFLPDNTHNDRDLYGAITARCVDRPEIEAAHRRRVFMLAVTAPRPTVDGSGTEPRTHIDTGRPTSWSAAIDALAFGRAIDDRDPKLTYLDRDEPRRPRLFVISAGNIRDLTATDDHLVRSDVEPVEDPAQSWNALTVGAYSHRDDMSGAPADFASYVPIAKRGELSPVSRTSVVFDRTRWPFKPDVVADGGNVAASPDRTDVDTPPNLALLTTRLQRPGQGPFTATRDTSAATAQVAAIAADLSHAYPHLRPETIRGLIVHSAEWTDAMRARFDDESNKTRLVSLLRRYGMGVPDAARALRSATDALTLIAQAQIRPYERDHDSNTGKVREMNLHELPWPIQALEALGETEVRMRVTLSYFVEPNPSSRGWTGRYIYPSHGLRFATRRPEDSIESFRQRINTRARIDGGRPPALDTEKGWLFGSNQQQAPGSLHTDIWTGAAANLASKGAIAVYPVAGWWKNQHKYDQSNQGVDYSLMVSIESPHVDVDLWTPVAQQITTTVEIQT, encoded by the coding sequence ATGGCAGATCGAGACCGCCCACATCTTGTCGTGCCCGTGCCGCCGTTATCGGAGCCGTTCACGCTCGCCAGCGCTGGCGGCGGTGGCGATAAACACGAGTTCACGGGAGACCGTAAGGGCCATGGCCGCCGCCTCACTGACGAATTCAACGCCGCGGTCGCGCCCGCGACGAATGATGAGGTCGAGCCGGCAGGCACCTACGTCACGTTTGTGTCATTTGCCGGTTTGGAGTTGGCGCTGCAGAGTCTGGACCCTCAGCGCTCCGGTGAGCAGCCCGAGCTGGTCGCCGTCCGGGAGACACACACCGATCGCGGGATCGTTCAGATGGCGACCGTGTACATACCGCGCGGCAAGAAGGAGTACTTCCTCAAGCGGTTGGACGCCTACGTTGCGTCTACCGATGAGGCCAAAGCGAGCAACGCCGCACTGATCGAAGGCATCCAGTCGATCCGGCGCGCGACGATCCGCGAACTGTGGACCGACCCAGATGAACTGTTCCCTGACGACACCACCGAAGTCCGCTGGTGGGAGGTGTGGCTGCTCAACCGTGATCGCCGCGAATCGGCGAGGTTCAGTGACTTTGTTGCACGGCAGGGGCTGCGTACCAGCGAGCACTATCTGGGTTTCGGCGACCGGACGGTAGTGCTCCTGCGGTCCTCCGCCGCCCAATTGGCGCAGACATTCCAGTCCGTTGATGACATCGCCGAACTGCGGCGACCACATGACGTCGCCACCTTGTTGACAGAACTGCCCGCCACCGAGCAGGCCGAATGGGCAGAGGAGCTGCGGGGACGTTTGAAGGTGGCCGACGACGACGCGCCGGTGGTGTGCATCCTCGACACTGGCGTGCAGGACACCCATCCCTTGCTGGCAGACTCGATCGACGTCGCTGATCTGCATGCCGCAGACCCGCAATGGCAGACCGCACCTGTTCATTCGCACGGAACCGAGATGGCAGGCCTGGCTCTCTACGGTGACCTGCACGCCGCACTCGTGGACACTCACCCTATCCACCTCACACACCGCCTCGAATCGGTGAAGTTCTTGCCCGACAACACCCACAATGACCGGGACCTCTACGGCGCCATAACGGCCCGCTGCGTTGACCGACCCGAGATCGAGGCCGCTCATCGCCGCCGCGTATTCATGCTCGCGGTCACCGCGCCCCGACCCACCGTCGATGGATCCGGCACCGAACCGCGCACACACATCGACACCGGTCGGCCCACGTCCTGGTCGGCGGCAATCGATGCCCTGGCCTTCGGCCGCGCCATCGACGACAGAGACCCCAAACTCACCTACCTCGACCGTGACGAGCCGCGACGCCCGCGCCTGTTCGTGATTTCCGCCGGCAACATCCGCGACCTCACCGCCACCGATGACCACCTCGTCCGAAGTGACGTCGAACCCGTTGAAGATCCTGCTCAGTCGTGGAACGCGCTCACGGTCGGCGCTTACTCCCATCGCGACGACATGTCAGGGGCGCCAGCTGATTTCGCCAGCTACGTGCCGATAGCCAAGCGCGGCGAACTATCCCCGGTCAGTCGCACATCAGTGGTCTTCGATCGCACGAGATGGCCCTTCAAACCCGACGTGGTCGCTGACGGCGGCAACGTCGCGGCCTCACCAGACCGCACCGACGTTGACACGCCTCCCAACCTTGCGCTGCTCACGACCCGGCTTCAACGACCGGGCCAAGGTCCTTTCACCGCGACGCGCGACACCTCGGCGGCCACTGCCCAGGTCGCGGCCATCGCCGCCGATCTGTCCCACGCCTATCCGCACCTGCGCCCCGAGACCATTCGTGGGTTGATCGTGCACTCAGCCGAGTGGACCGATGCCATGCGCGCCCGCTTCGACGACGAATCGAATAAGACCCGCCTGGTCAGTCTGCTACGCCGCTACGGCATGGGCGTGCCCGATGCAGCGCGCGCGCTGCGCAGCGCCACCGATGCCCTGACCCTCATCGCACAAGCTCAGATACGACCTTACGAGCGTGACCACGACAGCAACACCGGCAAAGTACGGGAGATGAACCTCCACGAGCTACCGTGGCCCATTCAAGCCCTCGAAGCGCTCGGGGAAACCGAGGTGCGCATGCGTGTCACCCTGTCCTACTTCGTCGAACCTAATCCCTCCAGCCGCGGCTGGACCGGCCGGTATATCTACCCCTCCCACGGCCTGCGGTTCGCCACCCGCCGCCCCGAGGACAGTATCGAATCGTTCCGACAGCGCATCAACACCCGGGCACGTATCGACGGAGGGCGCCCACCGGCACTCGACACCGAGAAAGGCTGGTTGTTCGGCAGCAATCAACAGCAGGCGCCGGGCTCGCTGCACACCGACATCTGGACAGGCGCCGCCGCCAACCTCGCTAGCAAGGGAGCCATCGCCGTATACCCGGTCGCGGGATGGTGGAAGAACCAACACAAATACGACCAGAGCAACCAGGGCGTCGACTACTCACTCATGGTCAGCATCGAATCCCCACACGTCGACGTCGACCTATGGACCCCCGTCGCCCAGCAGATCACCACAACCGTCGAAATCCAAACCTAG
- a CDS encoding ornithine cyclodeaminase family protein has translation MNTLVLSYSDTKRLVQLVGMDTIMLDCIERLRKGLLATVDSPGVGRCPPRSGFVIKEEAGSGIIENMPYFDDERGMTLKTISYKPRNNTAHRLPTVIGTICRYNSSNGELTAICDATIPTAIRTGAATALASSFLARPDAHIVGVIGAGLQSVTQIHGLSTQFDLDHIRAYDVDAERSRSLQHRCPFTSAAFDLASTPSEAVSGADIVVTATSVSPGTGPVFPDEHLAEHLHINSIGADEPGKTELPRSVMERSYVCVDHIDQALKEGECQILQRKDIDATLQDLVVAASTDPKPSAQTNVLSVFDSTGFAFEDHLALDVFLDYAADTGIGDKIPILDGPIGLHSPYSLPA, from the coding sequence ATGAACACTCTGGTATTGTCATACAGCGATACAAAGCGCTTAGTCCAACTCGTCGGCATGGATACGATTATGCTAGATTGTATCGAACGATTGAGGAAAGGCCTCTTAGCAACGGTAGACTCGCCGGGGGTTGGTCGCTGCCCGCCGCGCAGTGGCTTCGTGATCAAAGAAGAAGCGGGTTCTGGCATCATCGAGAACATGCCTTACTTTGACGACGAGCGTGGTATGACGCTCAAGACAATAAGTTACAAGCCGCGAAATAACACTGCGCATCGCCTCCCGACTGTCATCGGCACAATCTGCCGCTATAACAGCTCTAATGGTGAGCTCACCGCCATCTGTGACGCCACCATACCCACCGCAATTCGTACGGGCGCAGCGACAGCGCTCGCGAGTTCATTTCTAGCGCGCCCCGATGCACACATCGTCGGTGTAATTGGTGCAGGTCTTCAGTCCGTGACTCAGATACACGGCTTGTCAACTCAATTCGACCTCGATCACATTCGAGCCTATGACGTCGATGCCGAACGATCACGATCCCTGCAACATCGGTGTCCTTTCACCTCAGCCGCCTTTGACTTAGCGAGTACTCCTTCTGAGGCTGTATCTGGTGCAGATATCGTCGTGACGGCCACATCCGTGTCTCCGGGGACGGGTCCAGTCTTTCCTGATGAGCACCTCGCAGAGCACTTGCACATTAATTCCATAGGCGCGGATGAGCCAGGGAAGACGGAACTTCCTAGATCAGTCATGGAACGGTCTTATGTCTGTGTGGACCATATTGACCAAGCATTAAAAGAAGGAGAGTGTCAGATTCTCCAGCGGAAAGATATTGACGCGACCCTGCAGGACTTGGTCGTGGCCGCTTCAACAGACCCTAAACCTTCGGCGCAAACAAACGTACTATCGGTGTTTGATAGTACCGGATTTGCCTTTGAGGACCATCTCGCTCTCGACGTATTCCTCGACTATGCAGCGGACACCGGTATTGGCGACAAAATTCCCATCTTGGATGGACCTATAGGATTACACTCTCCGTACTCACTTCCTGCGTGA
- a CDS encoding helix-turn-helix domain-containing protein — MEDQGGCTDAVAIPNDRLTQRLHAKGLSHARFATAVGVDIKTVRRWLADTSYKVREHNAHRAAKVLDCTPDDLWPSQYPPATASALAMAPGGPFSATLYASRTQLPITGWQQHFAGATTGIDILVLAATFLFDTLDGFLDTLLDAAARGVTVRFLVGDPDTATMILRGEEEGIGEAVIARCRTSVELLAPHAGTPGLDIRTHDTTLYTSIFRVDDAMIVNFHIYGSPGRNNPVLVLSRHHEPRLWATLENAFTQVWDDATPLTEKG, encoded by the coding sequence ATGGAAGATCAGGGCGGCTGCACCGACGCAGTAGCGATACCCAACGATCGCCTCACGCAACGGCTACACGCCAAGGGGCTCTCGCATGCGCGGTTCGCCACCGCGGTCGGTGTGGATATTAAGACGGTGCGACGCTGGCTGGCCGACACCAGCTACAAGGTCCGCGAGCACAACGCCCACCGGGCCGCCAAAGTGCTCGACTGCACCCCGGACGACCTGTGGCCCAGCCAATACCCGCCCGCCACTGCGAGCGCACTGGCGATGGCCCCGGGTGGGCCGTTCAGCGCGACGCTGTATGCCAGCCGCACCCAGCTGCCGATCACCGGCTGGCAGCAGCATTTCGCCGGCGCCACCACCGGCATCGACATCCTCGTCCTGGCGGCGACGTTCCTGTTCGATACCCTCGACGGATTCCTCGACACCCTGCTCGACGCCGCCGCTCGTGGTGTCACGGTGCGCTTCCTCGTCGGTGACCCCGACACCGCCACCATGATCTTGCGTGGTGAGGAGGAAGGCATCGGTGAAGCCGTCATCGCCCGCTGCCGCACCTCAGTGGAACTGCTCGCCCCGCATGCCGGCACACCGGGGCTGGACATTCGCACCCACGACACCACGCTGTACACGTCGATCTTCCGGGTCGATGACGCCATGATCGTCAACTTCCACATCTACGGCTCACCCGGGCGCAACAATCCGGTGCTGGTGCTGTCCCGTCACCACGAACCCCGGCTCTGGGCCACCCTCGAAAACGCATTCACCCAGGTGTGGGACGACGCCACACCCCTGACCGAGAAAGGCTGA
- the hadB gene encoding (3R)-hydroxyacyl-ACP dehydratase subunit HadB: MTLRAFDSVSLGDTLPEKIMTITRKDLVNYAGVSGDLNPIHWNDDVARKMGLDGAIAHGMLTIGLGGGYIVSWVGDPAAVTEYNVRLISMVSVPNDDQGTKITFNGRVKSVDANSKSIVIALVATVNGKKIFGRAIAKARLG, from the coding sequence ATGACATTGCGGGCGTTTGACTCAGTGAGTTTGGGCGACACATTGCCCGAGAAAATTATGACAATCACCCGCAAAGACTTGGTTAATTACGCAGGTGTGTCCGGCGACCTCAATCCAATTCACTGGAACGACGACGTTGCGCGCAAGATGGGTCTCGACGGCGCCATTGCGCACGGGATGCTTACAATTGGACTGGGCGGTGGCTACATTGTGTCGTGGGTGGGCGATCCGGCGGCCGTCACCGAATATAACGTCCGGCTTATCTCCATGGTGAGTGTGCCAAATGATGATCAAGGGACAAAGATTACCTTTAATGGGAGGGTTAAATCGGTGGATGCTAACAGTAAGTCTATAGTCATTGCGCTAGTTGCAACGGTAAACGGTAAGAAGATCTTCGGACGAGCGATCGCAAAGGCGCGGTTGGGCTAA
- the hadC gene encoding (3R)-hydroxyacyl-ACP dehydratase subunit HadC encodes MAFKVDIQGMVWRYPGTFIVGREQIRQYANSVKVTDPVTLDEGSASEMGHRSIVAPLTFPAVFAYLIQQDFFRSVDIGMESVQMMQVAQRFVYHKPIMAGDVLRGVMYIESVVERFGADIVGTRSECTNERGELVLEGHTTMMGRHEDMSDYLRWDAEAGLHVRAPNWRLDRP; translated from the coding sequence ATGGCATTCAAGGTCGATATTCAGGGCATGGTCTGGCGTTATCCCGGCACTTTTATTGTCGGACGAGAGCAGATACGCCAGTATGCGAACTCTGTAAAAGTTACGGATCCGGTGACGCTCGATGAAGGTAGCGCTTCGGAAATGGGGCACCGATCAATCGTGGCTCCTTTGACGTTTCCCGCGGTATTTGCGTATCTGATTCAGCAGGACTTTTTTCGGAGTGTAGACATTGGCATGGAATCCGTTCAGATGATGCAAGTGGCGCAGAGATTCGTTTACCACAAGCCGATCATGGCCGGAGACGTTCTCCGAGGAGTTATGTACATCGAGTCAGTCGTTGAGCGATTTGGAGCGGATATCGTTGGCACTCGTAGCGAGTGCACGAACGAACGAGGTGAACTAGTCCTCGAAGGGCACACCACAATGATGGGTCGGCACGAGGACATGTCGGATTATCTGCGATGGGATGCAGAGGCCGGTTTGCATGTACGAGCACCCAACTGGCGTCTGGACCGGCCATAG
- a CDS encoding FtsK/SpoIIIE domain-containing protein — protein sequence MASYNKNTNNTASDNDDWFGVLVMSLFTAAGNLLWWAVLFPAISIPIIASIVLGVIHGPRVGVIIAIALSVGYLGWAWLDAASFRGWVTEPIRRRWLTWSRYTRAWESVCALHCLTATFGERTLTPALRTVTIGRTTDVLAVRIVTGQSLADWQKRSDALAAAWRADRVTITSTAPGELRITLMRGDVLAKPITLRMPTPATRVDLGAVSIGITETRHRWQLPLLGHHVLIAGATGAGKGSVLWSLIAGIAPAVKTGLVRLCVIDPKGGMELGAGAPMFSVFTHDATDSTLELLRQLVTVMHSRANRMRGKTRLHTPTPAEPLFVVVIDEIAALTSYVSDRKIRTEIEQLLGLLLSQGRAVGISVVAAVQDPAKDTLPVRQLFTVRVGLRLTEATQTAMVLGQGARDAGAECDRIPAATPGVGYMMVDGTAQPQRVRAFHVTDHDITTLAAQFRFPGRRNSSGQSRSHTNGQTSGEDSRGE from the coding sequence ATGGCTTCATACAACAAGAACACCAACAACACTGCGTCTGACAATGATGACTGGTTCGGGGTCCTCGTTATGTCGCTGTTCACCGCGGCCGGGAATCTGCTGTGGTGGGCGGTGCTGTTCCCGGCGATCAGCATCCCCATCATCGCCAGCATCGTGCTCGGCGTGATTCATGGTCCCCGCGTGGGCGTGATCATCGCGATCGCGCTGAGTGTCGGTTATCTGGGATGGGCCTGGCTGGACGCGGCCTCGTTTCGCGGCTGGGTGACCGAACCAATACGGCGGCGTTGGTTGACCTGGTCGCGCTATACCCGCGCCTGGGAATCGGTGTGCGCCCTGCACTGCCTGACCGCCACCTTCGGCGAACGGACTCTCACCCCCGCTCTGCGCACCGTGACGATCGGCAGAACCACTGATGTGCTGGCGGTGCGGATCGTCACCGGCCAATCCCTCGCCGATTGGCAGAAGCGATCCGACGCTCTGGCCGCCGCGTGGCGGGCCGACCGGGTGACGATCACCTCGACCGCACCCGGCGAGCTGCGCATCACGTTGATGCGTGGCGATGTGCTGGCCAAACCGATCACATTACGGATGCCCACCCCGGCCACCCGAGTGGATCTGGGGGCGGTGAGCATCGGGATCACCGAAACCCGCCACCGCTGGCAACTGCCCTTGCTCGGGCACCACGTGCTGATCGCCGGGGCCACCGGCGCCGGCAAAGGCTCGGTGCTGTGGTCCCTGATCGCCGGGATCGCGCCGGCCGTGAAAACCGGGCTGGTGCGGTTGTGTGTCATCGACCCCAAAGGCGGCATGGAACTGGGCGCCGGAGCACCCATGTTCAGCGTGTTCACCCACGACGCCACCGACAGCACCCTCGAACTCTTGCGCCAGCTCGTGACGGTGATGCATTCCCGGGCGAATCGGATGCGGGGCAAAACTCGACTGCACACTCCGACGCCGGCCGAGCCATTGTTTGTGGTGGTGATCGATGAGATCGCCGCACTGACGTCGTATGTGAGCGACCGCAAGATCCGCACCGAAATCGAACAACTCCTCGGGCTACTGCTGTCACAGGGCCGTGCGGTCGGAATCAGCGTGGTGGCGGCCGTGCAAGACCCGGCCAAAGACACCCTGCCGGTGCGGCAGCTGTTCACCGTGCGTGTCGGGTTGCGGCTGACCGAAGCCACCCAAACCGCCATGGTCCTGGGTCAAGGGGCACGTGATGCGGGTGCGGAATGCGACCGCATCCCCGCCGCCACGCCAGGTGTCGGTTACATGATGGTCGACGGCACCGCTCAACCTCAACGGGTGCGGGCCTTCCACGTCACCGACCACGACATCACGACTCTGGCCGCCCAATTCCGGTTCCCCGGCCGGCGGAACAGCAGCGGGCAGTCGCGAAGCCATACCAACGGCCAGACATCGGGTGAGGACAGCAGGGGTGAATAG
- a CDS encoding replication initiator — translation MNSVRPLRQLELPGVPDTVDTTRVVEQMVRRASSMGFESWWRRAESVGFCAQPIQLVGNDEYGREQVVWTRCNNRRAQVCPSCSDLYARDTWQLVHAGAAGGHHGMPTAVADRPQVFLTLTAPSFGPVHTTTTAGDSTHKHGVCRDHHRIGGYRRCPHGKPMWCSTTHDQDDQHLGQPLCQECYDYVGHVLFTWHLPELWRRFTITLRRALRKELKAAGVDPDVVRVSFIKIVELQARAIPHIHALIRLDPHDDPDQTDWESPISAGELATTIQHAARTVTLTVNDPRAETAERVIAFGTQIDTQPITPRSDPADQASPEKNSTIGRSLPGRRVARYLAKYVTKSLADLGISARRLSAEAIPDLDVSEHVRAILASISVLADSGLTEIGRWLHTLGFRGHITSKSRRYSTTMTALREHRAAWTREQQLKISAYQHDPFQNTGGVDDLVAWAFDRAGHISIGDRTLTITAALRRIQQRRTAREALQQHRRAPLIEVPDG, via the coding sequence GTGAATAGCGTGAGGCCACTGCGCCAGCTTGAACTGCCCGGGGTTCCCGATACCGTCGACACCACCAGGGTTGTGGAGCAGATGGTGCGCCGCGCCTCCTCGATGGGATTCGAGTCCTGGTGGCGGCGGGCGGAATCGGTCGGGTTTTGCGCTCAACCCATTCAACTGGTCGGCAACGATGAATACGGTCGGGAACAGGTCGTGTGGACGCGGTGCAACAACCGCCGGGCCCAGGTATGCCCGTCGTGTTCGGACCTGTACGCGCGCGATACCTGGCAGCTCGTGCACGCCGGCGCCGCCGGCGGCCACCACGGCATGCCCACCGCGGTCGCGGATCGTCCGCAAGTGTTCCTCACCCTCACCGCACCCAGCTTCGGACCCGTCCACACCACCACAACCGCAGGCGACAGCACGCATAAGCACGGCGTGTGCCGCGATCACCACCGCATCGGTGGCTACCGCCGCTGCCCGCACGGAAAGCCCATGTGGTGCAGCACCACCCACGACCAGGACGACCAGCATCTCGGTCAGCCACTATGCCAGGAGTGCTATGACTATGTCGGGCATGTGCTGTTCACCTGGCACCTGCCCGAACTGTGGCGACGCTTCACCATCACCCTGCGCCGGGCACTGCGCAAGGAGCTGAAAGCCGCCGGGGTCGATCCGGATGTGGTGCGCGTCAGCTTCATCAAAATCGTCGAACTCCAAGCCCGCGCCATCCCGCACATCCACGCCCTCATCCGCCTCGACCCCCACGACGACCCCGATCAGACCGATTGGGAATCACCCATCAGCGCAGGCGAACTCGCCACCACAATCCAGCACGCCGCCCGCACCGTCACCCTCACCGTCAACGACCCCCGCGCGGAAACCGCCGAGCGGGTGATCGCCTTCGGGACCCAAATCGACACCCAACCCATCACGCCACGCTCTGATCCCGCGGATCAGGCTTCACCAGAAAAGAATTCGACTATCGGTCGGTCACTACCAGGCCGCCGAGTGGCACGCTATCTTGCCAAATACGTCACCAAATCCCTGGCCGACCTCGGGATCAGCGCACGGCGCCTCTCGGCCGAAGCCATACCCGACCTGGATGTGTCCGAACACGTGCGCGCCATCCTGGCCAGCATCAGCGTGCTCGCCGACAGCGGGCTCACCGAGATCGGGCGGTGGCTGCACACCCTCGGGTTCCGGGGCCACATCACCAGCAAGTCCCGCCGCTATTCCACCACCATGACCGCGCTACGCGAACACCGCGCCGCATGGACCCGCGAACAACAACTGAAAATCAGTGCATACCAGCATGACCCATTCCAGAACACCGGCGGTGTCGATGATCTGGTGGCGTGGGCGTTCGACCGCGCCGGGCACATCAGTATCGGCGACCGCACCCTGACCATCACCGCCGCCCTACGTCGCATCCAGCAGCGCCGAACCGCCCGCGAAGCACTACAACAGCACCGCCGTGCCCCTCTCATCGAGGTGCCCGATGGCTAG